In the Mustelus asterias unplaced genomic scaffold, sMusAst1.hap1.1 HAP1_SCAFFOLD_35, whole genome shotgun sequence genome, TCGTGAAAATTTTGTTATTTTCGACTTATTTTCCGAAAAACCCAGGCTGAAAATCAGAAACTGCCAGATACAGGTTAACTATAGACTGGggaaggagagaaagggagattcTTACATTGCTCAAAATTAATTAACCATTACCTATTCGTATAATTTTCGAAACTCTTGTTCTTTCCGCTTTGGCGGCTtttacagtttgaaatgaaatcgGTCGGAATCTGAGATTTTGGCGCCGTTATTTTCCGCCCTCACTCCGTGGGCTCTCCGGATTGGTGAGTTAAGCAGATTTCTGATTGGTCATATGaacaagatgctgagaggcagcaacaaAGTGACCAATCAGCAATGTCCGCACCTCCATTCCTCCCGGAGCGAAAAGAGAAGCGAAAGGGAGTTGGTTTCAGCATTCTttgtgaaagtgtttgtgagattgtgcagatgtctggaagaggaaagagcggcgggaaagctcgggccaaggccaagtctcgctcctcccgggctggactgcagttcccggtgggccgtgttcacaggcacctgagaaagggcaactatgctgagcgtgtgggtgccggagccccggtctatctggctgctgtgctcgagtatctgaccgctgaaatcctggagctggccgggaacgcggcccgggagaacaagaagacccgcatcatccccagacacctgcagctggccgtccgcaacgacgaggagctcaacaagctgctgggaggagtgACCATCGCTCAGGGCGGGGTGCTGCCCAATATCCAGGCCGTGCTGCTGCCCAAGAAAACTTCTGCGGCCTCGTCCAAGAGCAAGTGAAGCGaccattctttaatctgataacccaaaggctcttttcagagccactcactttTTCTGGAAAAGGGCGATCTATTGTTTGCCCCTCAGATGCTGCGCTGCTATTCACAGTCCAGCTGTTTCCCGCTTTGTTTTATCAATCCGGAGTTCCCCTTGTGTACGATagtaaatagaccccatcagtctcgcagcagatagaggaattcatcaggcgaatacaCCATCCACATTACGATAGTATTGTCACAGGCAGTATTTTAATGCATGCAAGTTGCTGTTTTTTATTAATAGTTGATATCTGGAACTCGGGTTCTGATTTCAGTTAATCAACAATTTCATCATTTGCGCCGTTTTTTGTGCAGCAAATAACCATCTGTGCAAACTAAGACTTTATTCCATTCTTACACAGATTGTTACAGGTACAGAGAGGATTTGCAGTCTATCTTCCTCCACTTAGTGCGTTAGACTCGATCTCTGTCCCTTTTCTC is a window encoding:
- the LOC144482335 gene encoding histone H2A-like, which encodes MSGRGKSGGKARAKAKSRSSRAGLQFPVGRVHRHLRKGNYAERVGAGAPVYLAAVLEYLTAEILELAGNAARENKKTRIIPRHLQLAVRNDEELNKLLGGVTIAQGGVLPNIQAVLLPKKTSAASSKSK